A genomic region of Anas acuta chromosome 1, bAnaAcu1.1, whole genome shotgun sequence contains the following coding sequences:
- the LOC137854019 gene encoding uncharacterized protein has translation MRDIRDRAATGDQRHQWTTAADPHRVASRHRAEGRTSGPCSLSDVTMEAAAAAVLLLFGILFIIGLSCNAKKTIRPQIGVITWFLDNIPWGCLILRTINDDLALLQGRSAETQITLPNDHRQALSQTASRIAAGTACSHIADVTLSFLTSNHVSYPFVVNGQWQKEKGESKGRQRQKRYQEDATDTTSTGNRSSISDIGAGRRQALPRCGAFCLLLALTCLCTAADSARAKCEVCSDGSDESACVKKTCAESDFVCNSGQCVPNRWQCDGDPDCENGSDEIADLCYMRTCQVNEISCGPQSTQCILVSWKCDGEKDCNRDPDCKDGSDEINCPSQTCRSDQFRCEDGNCVHGSRQCNGVRDCLDGTDEANCNNVIQCSGPGKFKCRSGECIDTNKVCNQQRDCKDWGDEPLKECNINECDCPAGFDFVEKRNCGIDECQNPGICSQICINLKGGYKCERSRGYQVNPATGTGKGPYQYKNTNNTCDYNDAAKQGLGVYSMETRGNNYSVWNNCTALALPPDVLLICGDGAWHGIPANAIRCPCYLDKLIVFAPSLLQLREITRHKWALLALDCNDNVELCGVAARAALAISVSGVASAAARNNLEKLECWAERQAYATTEILEEMLPDQNSLRHLLLQDQAAIDILLLAQRNGCEDFKGMYCLNLSDHNESIHKSITFLKEHMRKIQYGINPFNQWFTDLFETRCRWLLGLVTRGLRIWVMVVVIIIVCCKYS, from the coding sequence atgcgggacatccgagatcgagctgctacgggagaccagaggcatcagtggacaacggcagccgaccctcaccgtgtggcgagtcggcacagagcagaggggcggacatcaggaccctgcagcctgtctgacgtaaccatggaggcagcagcagcggctgtgctgcttctctttggcattctttttataataggtttatcttgcaatgcaaaaaagactattcgtccccagatcggtgttataacttggtttctggataacattccGTGGGGTTGCCTCATTCTACGGACTATTAATGACgatttagctctattgcagggcaggagtgcagagacacagattacactgccaaatgaccaccggcaggctctttcacaaacagcttctaggattgcagctggcactgcctgcagccatatagcagacgttacactctctttcctaactagtaatcatgtgtcttatccatttgtggtgaatggtcagtggcaaaaagaaaagggggagagtaaggggcggcaaagacaaaaacggtaccaggaggatgccactgacactactagcacgggtaataggagtagtataagtgacatagGTGCAGGGCGGCGGCAGGCACTGCCGCGCTGTGgggcattctgcctgctgctcgccctcacctgcctgtgcactgctgccgacagtgctagagcaaaatgtgaagtcTGCTCAGacggcagtgatgagagtgcttgtgtgaaaaagacgtgtgctgaatctgactttgtgtgcaacagtggtcagtgtgtgccaaacagatggcagtgtgatggggatccggactgtgaaaatgggtctgatgAGATTGCTGATCTGTGTTatatgagaacatgccaggtaaatgaaatcagctgtggtcctcagtcaacccagtgtatcctggtgtcctggaaatgtgatggtgaaaaagactgtaacagagatcctgattgcaaggatggaagtgatgaaattaactgcccttctcagacctgcaggtcagaccagttcagatgtgaagatgggaactgtgtccatgggagtaggcagtgcaatggtgtgagagactgtctggatggcactgatgaagcaaactgtaacaatgttattcagtgctctggacctggcaaattcaagtgcagaagtggagaatgcatagataccaataaagtgtgtaaccagcagagagactgcaaggactggggtgatgagcccctgaaggaatgcaacataaatgaatgtgactgtccagctgggtttgactttgtagaaaagagaaactgtggaattgatgaatgtcaaaaccctggtatctgtagtcaaatctgtatcaacctgaaaggtggctacaaatgtgaacgtagccgtggGTATCAggtgaatcctgctacaggaaccggGAAAGGGCCATACcagtacaaaaacacaaataacacctgtgattacaatgacgctgctaagcagggtttaggagtttatagcatggagacaaggggtaacaactacagtgtttggaacaattgtacagctttggccttgcctcctgatgtgcttctgatttgtggggatggggcctggcatggtatccctgcaaatgctatcagatgtccatgttacttagataaactcattgtatttgctcctagcttgttacagttgcgtgagatcaccagacataaatgggcattgcttgcattggattgcaatgataatgtcgaattgtgtggggttgcagctagagcggcattagcaatttcagtgtctggagtggcatctgcggccgcacgtaacaacttagaaaaattggaatGCTGGGCCGAGAGGCAAGCCTatgccacgacagagatacttgaggagatgttaccagatcaaaatagtctgcgacatctgcttttacaggatcaagctgctattgacatcttgcttttggctcaaaggaatgggtgtgaggactttaagggaatgtactgtttaaacctttctgatcataatgagtcaattcacaaatccattactttcctgaaagagcatatgagaaagattcagtatggtatcaatcctttcaatcaatggttcactgacttGTTTGAAACAAGGTGTAGATGGTTGCTGGGTTTAGTCACAAGGGGATTAAGGATTTGGGTTATGGTGGTGGTAATCATCATTGTGTGTTGTAAGTATAGCTAA